AAGTAACTTCTAGAATTGTCCCTACAGTTTTTGCAGCAGCATCAACACCATCTTGTTTGAAATTAGTGATTTTTAAATATCCTATTTCGTTCGGTTTTAAACTTTCAATTCGGCTTACTTTAACTTCTTTACCCTCTACAGTAACTTTGTTTACCATTCTTCCATCAGGATCTTTGATGCTGTGTAAGCGTGCATCCATTTCACTTCCTGGCTGAAAAGCATTATTGAATAAATGGTAATAAACTGTTTTAAGAGTATCGGATGAATTGTTAGTATATACCAATTCTTGCTTTCCTTTGTATTGATAATTTTTCACATCCATAGTAACCTCCATTTTGTAATCAACATGTTGTTGCCAATAGGTAGAATTTTGAGCCATTAAGGACCCGAAATTGAATGTGACAATTGAAAGTAAAAGTAATTTTCTCATTTTTTTTTAAAATAAAAAATGGAAGGACATTCGTCCTTCCATTAGATTAATAAGTATGCAATTTATTTTTTTGACATTTTATCCGCCATGATTAAGGCATTGTATGCATTAACTATTTTTCCTGATTTAGACAAAGTAGTAAATGAACGTGTATCTTTTGGATTACCTCCAACAATAACATTTGTAGTAATAGCCACTCCAGAATCCATCAATATGTGTTTTACTTGTGAAGCAGATAATTTAGGATAATACGAACGAATAATAGCCGCAACTCCAGCAACATTTGGTGAAGCCATTGACGTCCCTTGTAAATATTTGTACGTATTATTAGGTGTCGAAGCATAAATTTTTACTCCTGGAGCAAAAACATCCACATTCACTTTTCCAATATTTGAAAAACGGGCCACCACTTTATCGCTGTAATCAAAATTTAATGCTCCAATAGTAATCATGTTATCAGCAAATTCTGTTTTCTTGTCATCAGAATCATTTGGATAATTATTGTAACTATCAATATCTTCCGCATCATTTCCTGCAGCATGAACGATTAATACATCTTTCTTTTCGGCATATTTAATTGCATCGTAAACCCATTGCTTGTGTGGTGAAAAACTTTTACCAAAACTTCCGTTAATTACTTTGGCTCCATTATCAACTGCATAACGAATTCCTAATGCAATATCTTTATCATACTCATCACCATCTGGCACAGCACGTACCGTTAAAATTTCAACATTAGATGCGATTCCGTCTCCACCTATACCGTTATTTCTAACTTGAGCTACAATTCCGGCAACATGAGTTCCATGAAGGATTTTCTCTTTGTCTGGACCCATCACGTTATTATTTCCGTATTTTGTATCCGTAATGTCGTTTGGATTGTCACCAACAACAGCTCTATAGTTTTGTTTTAGATTATCACCATTAAGCAATGCAATCATTCCATCAATATCATCTTTAATAGCAACTTTTAATTCCGGAACACTTAATCCATAAGAAAGCATTCTTTGCATCATTACTTTGCTTCCCAAAAGTGTAGAATCTTTTGATTCTATTTCATTCACTTCTTTAATGGTATATACTGGTTTTGCAAAATGTTTGGTTAAAACGGCATCTGCATTTGACGTTCCAAATAACAATTCTTCCAAACGCTCTTTTCCAGCTTTTGCTTCAGCAATTTTATCATCATTTAGTTTTTTAGCTTCAAGATATGTCGCCTCGTCAACTAAACTTTTGTCCTTGATAATTCTTTCGTATTCTAAATTTTCTTTTGTAATGTCTCCAAGGAAGTTCCAACCATGAATATCATCAATGTAACCGTTTTTATCATCATCAATTCCGTTTCCTGGAATCTCTTTTGTATTGGTCCAAACCACATCTTTTAAATCTTCATGTTCGATGTCCACACCAGAATCTACAATTCCAACAATAACTTTTACACCCGTTTTGTTCTTTAATAATTCCGAATACGCTCTATCAACACTCATTCCTGGAATCGT
The Flavobacterium sp. WC2421 genome window above contains:
- a CDS encoding S8 family peptidase, yielding MNSIKPILLSAFAVMVLAGCGAQKQVSSLSSVALISAPLNIKKVAPLKESELKRWSHLDIVKDTIPGMSVDRAYSELLKNKTGVKVIVGIVDSGVDIEHEDLKDVVWTNTKEIPGNGIDDDKNGYIDDIHGWNFLGDITKENLEYERIIKDKSLVDEATYLEAKKLNDDKIAEAKAGKERLEELLFGTSNADAVLTKHFAKPVYTIKEVNEIESKDSTLLGSKVMMQRMLSYGLSVPELKVAIKDDIDGMIALLNGDNLKQNYRAVVGDNPNDITDTKYGNNNVMGPDKEKILHGTHVAGIVAQVRNNGIGGDGIASNVEILTVRAVPDGDEYDKDIALGIRYAVDNGAKVINGSFGKSFSPHKQWVYDAIKYAEKKDVLIVHAAGNDAEDIDSYNNYPNDSDDKKTEFADNMITIGALNFDYSDKVVARFSNIGKVNVDVFAPGVKIYASTPNNTYKYLQGTSMASPNVAGVAAIIRSYYPKLSASQVKHILMDSGVAITTNVIVGGNPKDTRSFTTLSKSGKIVNAYNALIMADKMSKK